Proteins encoded within one genomic window of Rhizobium bangladeshense:
- a CDS encoding carbohydrate ABC transporter permease, whose amino-acid sequence MSSPAMIDRYRWWEIILIYCGIAVFLFFVLAPFLEGFLVSLKPLSQLFSSPYRFWPENGSFEAYRTMWISVPGFARYIFNSFFISTVVTLIVLCLVIPAAYAFAKFEFRGMGILLGAFLTVNMFSGAVLLIPLFRLMRSMGVLNTYLAMIVPGVAFLIPSAIWLLRTYMIRIPQELNEAAYMDGASHFYTLRRVILPIAMPGIIVVAITTFIGAYAQQFIFALTFNSKTEYMPLPVGLFAYFGKQEVIWNELMAASFVGIAPAMVVIFFLQRYLVGGLTAGAVKQ is encoded by the coding sequence ATGAGCAGCCCCGCCATGATCGACCGTTACCGCTGGTGGGAAATCATCCTGATCTATTGCGGCATCGCCGTTTTTCTCTTCTTCGTGCTGGCGCCCTTCTTAGAAGGTTTCCTGGTATCGCTGAAGCCGCTCAGCCAGCTCTTCTCCTCGCCCTACCGCTTCTGGCCGGAGAACGGCTCGTTCGAAGCCTACCGGACAATGTGGATCAGCGTGCCAGGTTTTGCCCGCTATATCTTCAATTCCTTCTTCATCTCGACCGTCGTCACGCTGATCGTGCTCTGCCTCGTCATTCCCGCGGCCTATGCTTTCGCGAAGTTCGAATTCAGGGGCATGGGCATTCTGCTCGGCGCCTTCCTGACGGTGAACATGTTTTCCGGCGCCGTGCTCTTGATTCCGCTCTTCCGCTTGATGCGCAGCATGGGCGTACTCAACACCTATCTCGCCATGATCGTGCCCGGCGTCGCCTTCCTGATCCCGTCGGCGATCTGGCTGCTGCGCACCTATATGATCCGCATTCCCCAGGAGCTCAACGAAGCAGCTTATATGGATGGCGCGAGCCATTTCTACACGCTTCGCCGCGTCATCCTGCCCATCGCGATGCCGGGAATTATCGTCGTCGCCATCACCACCTTCATCGGCGCCTACGCCCAGCAATTCATCTTCGCGCTGACCTTCAACTCGAAGACCGAATACATGCCCCTGCCGGTGGGGCTCTTTGCTTACTTCGGCAAGCAGGAGGTCATCTGGAACGAACTGATGGCGGCCTCCTTCGTCGGCATCGCTCCGGCCATGGTCGTCATCTTTTTCCTTCAGCGTTATCTCGTCGGCGGTCTGACCGCCGGTGCGGTGAAACAATAA
- a CDS encoding ABC transporter substrate-binding protein, translated as MALALLGSTALTAVTAHAADKEISWIYCGDTIDPIHTKYIKQWEEKNAGWKITPEVVGWAQCQDKATTLAAAGTPVAMAYVGSRTLKEFAQNDLIVPVPMTEDEKKSYYPNIVDTVTFEGNQWGVPIAFSTKALYWNKDLFKQAGLDPEKPPKTWAEEIEMAKTIKEKTGIPGFGLVAKTFDNTMHQFMHWVYTNNGKVIDAEGNVTLDSPQILAALKAYKDIVPYSEEGPTAYEQNEVRAIFLDGKVAMIQAGSGAADRLKATKISWGITTLPLGPDAKGPGTLLITDSLAIFKGSGVEDKATEFAKFITSPEVQSEYELQGGAGLTPLRPSAKVDEFVAKDPHWKPLIEGISYGGPEPLFTDYKGFQNSMIEMIQSVVTGKAEPEAALKKAAGEIEAFK; from the coding sequence ATGGCGCTCGCCCTGCTCGGTTCGACGGCACTGACCGCGGTCACTGCCCATGCGGCCGACAAGGAAATCAGCTGGATCTATTGCGGCGACACGATCGACCCGATCCACACCAAATACATCAAGCAGTGGGAAGAAAAGAACGCGGGCTGGAAGATCACGCCCGAAGTCGTCGGCTGGGCGCAGTGCCAGGACAAGGCAACGACGCTCGCCGCCGCCGGCACGCCTGTTGCCATGGCCTATGTCGGCTCGCGAACGCTGAAAGAATTCGCGCAGAACGACCTCATCGTTCCGGTACCGATGACGGAGGATGAAAAGAAGAGCTACTATCCGAACATCGTCGACACGGTGACCTTCGAAGGTAACCAGTGGGGCGTGCCGATCGCCTTCTCGACCAAGGCGCTCTACTGGAACAAGGACCTCTTCAAGCAGGCCGGCCTCGATCCCGAGAAGCCGCCGAAGACCTGGGCCGAAGAGATCGAGATGGCGAAGACGATCAAGGAAAAGACCGGGATTCCCGGCTTCGGTCTCGTCGCCAAGACCTTCGACAACACGATGCACCAGTTCATGCATTGGGTTTACACCAACAACGGCAAGGTGATCGATGCCGAAGGCAACGTCACGCTCGACAGCCCGCAGATTCTCGCCGCGCTGAAGGCCTACAAGGATATCGTCCCTTACTCCGAGGAAGGCCCGACGGCCTATGAACAGAACGAAGTCCGCGCCATCTTCCTCGACGGCAAGGTCGCGATGATTCAGGCCGGCTCGGGTGCGGCCGACCGTCTGAAGGCTACGAAGATCAGCTGGGGCATCACGACGCTGCCGCTCGGTCCCGACGCCAAGGGCCCCGGCACGCTGCTGATCACCGACAGCCTCGCGATCTTCAAGGGGTCGGGGGTCGAGGACAAGGCGACTGAGTTCGCCAAGTTCATCACCTCGCCGGAGGTTCAGTCGGAATACGAACTGCAGGGCGGCGCCGGCCTCACGCCGCTGCGTCCCTCTGCAAAGGTCGACGAATTCGTCGCCAAGGATCCCCACTGGAAGCCTTTGATCGAAGGCATCAGCTACGGCGGCCCGGAACCGCTCTTCACCGACTATAAGGGCTTCCAGAACTCGATGATCGAGATGATCCAGTCCGTCGTAACCGGCAAGGCCGAACCGGAAGCCGCGCTGAAGAAGGCTGCGGGCGAAATCGAGGCCTTCAAGTAA
- a CDS encoding ABC transporter ATP-binding protein, giving the protein MGQLLLNKVQKFYGDYEVLKGVQLEVGNGEFVVFVGPSGCGKSTLLRMIAGLDATTAGDIVIDGVRVNDLPPVKRGIAMVFQSYALYPHMTVFENIAFPLRVEKMEESKLKAKVENAARILHLDQRLQQKPGMLSGGQRQRVAIGRAIVREPKIFLFDEPLSNLDAALRADMRIELAKLHRALKATMIYVTHDQVEAMTMADRIVVLDAGNISQTGAPLELYHKPANQFVAGFIGNPKMNFLPVTCKGVSANGVEVEYQGQTAVLPVRPREGMAGKTLTLGIRPEHIQLNGGDIVFSVTPTVIERLGANTVAYASLNGEAENFCAMLPGSVGIRADAPVSTGINAADCHLFDEAGIAFERRVELTEIDMNVINPTAA; this is encoded by the coding sequence TTGGGACAGCTTCTTCTCAACAAAGTCCAGAAGTTCTATGGCGACTACGAAGTTCTCAAGGGCGTGCAGCTCGAGGTAGGCAATGGCGAGTTTGTCGTTTTCGTCGGCCCGTCGGGCTGCGGCAAGTCCACGCTCCTGCGCATGATCGCCGGTCTCGACGCGACGACCGCGGGCGATATCGTCATCGACGGCGTCAGGGTCAACGACCTGCCGCCGGTCAAGCGCGGCATCGCCATGGTGTTCCAGTCCTACGCGCTCTACCCGCATATGACGGTTTTCGAGAACATCGCCTTCCCGCTTCGCGTCGAGAAGATGGAAGAGTCAAAGCTCAAGGCAAAGGTCGAAAACGCCGCCCGCATCCTGCATCTCGACCAGCGGCTGCAGCAGAAACCCGGCATGCTTTCGGGCGGCCAGCGCCAGCGCGTTGCGATCGGCCGCGCCATCGTGCGCGAACCGAAGATATTCCTGTTCGACGAGCCGCTTTCTAACCTCGACGCGGCGCTGCGTGCCGACATGCGCATCGAACTTGCCAAGCTGCACAGGGCCTTGAAGGCGACGATGATCTATGTGACGCACGACCAGGTCGAAGCCATGACGATGGCCGACCGCATCGTCGTGCTCGACGCCGGCAACATCTCCCAGACGGGCGCGCCGCTGGAGCTCTATCACAAACCGGCAAACCAATTCGTCGCCGGCTTCATCGGCAATCCGAAGATGAATTTCCTGCCGGTAACCTGCAAAGGCGTCAGCGCCAACGGCGTCGAAGTGGAGTATCAAGGCCAGACCGCCGTTCTGCCGGTGAGGCCGCGCGAGGGCATGGCCGGCAAGACCCTGACGCTCGGCATCCGGCCGGAGCATATTCAGCTGAACGGCGGCGATATCGTCTTTAGCGTGACGCCAACGGTCATCGAGCGCCTCGGTGCCAATACGGTCGCTTACGCCTCGCTCAACGGGGAGGCCGAGAATTTCTGCGCCATGCTGCCCGGCAGCGTCGGCATCCGTGCGGATGCGCCTGTTTCGACTGGCATCAATGCCGCCGATTGCCATCTCTTCGATGAGGCGGGCATTGCCTTCGAGCGGCGGGTGGAGCTGACCGAAATCGATATGAACGTGATCAACCCGACGGCGGCTTGA
- a CDS encoding AraC family transcriptional regulator, whose protein sequence is MVDRSSQSSTPIPTDALSEVLQDFRLSGVNYGRCELRDPWSIAFPQQQLLRFHFVSEGPCWIHTEAQGWQELQDGDLVLLPQGVEHRLASKPDVIGDSLKSCQVTKLGGNVCEVVQEGTGTTSTLFCGSMALGANALNPLIALMPPIIKGCDVAGNDPVVGPLLAAMTAEASQPQIGSATVLSRMADVLVARLIRCWVNCSGASTSGWLAAIRDPHIGRALAAMHRDPGRDWTLETLAGVAGQSRSIFAERFSAILGEGAARYLARLRMQLARELLGQNMSVAKVASQLGYESEASFARAFKRITSVSPGVVRRTIPGRTDIEFGL, encoded by the coding sequence ATGGTTGATCGTTCATCCCAATCTTCGACGCCAATTCCCACGGACGCACTAAGCGAAGTTCTACAGGACTTTCGCCTGAGCGGTGTCAACTACGGCCGTTGTGAGCTACGCGATCCATGGAGCATCGCCTTTCCGCAGCAACAACTGCTTCGCTTTCATTTTGTCAGTGAAGGACCATGCTGGATCCATACTGAAGCCCAGGGATGGCAGGAGTTGCAAGACGGCGATCTGGTGTTGTTGCCACAGGGTGTCGAACACCGGTTGGCCAGCAAGCCTGATGTTATCGGGGACTCGCTTAAGAGCTGCCAGGTTACCAAGTTGGGAGGCAATGTCTGCGAAGTGGTGCAAGAAGGAACAGGAACGACGAGCACCCTGTTCTGCGGTTCCATGGCTTTGGGTGCGAACGCCCTCAACCCGTTGATCGCTCTGATGCCACCGATTATCAAGGGTTGTGATGTTGCTGGCAATGATCCGGTCGTCGGCCCCCTCCTCGCCGCCATGACGGCAGAGGCGTCGCAGCCCCAGATCGGCAGCGCCACGGTTTTGTCACGCATGGCCGACGTACTCGTCGCGCGGCTTATTCGCTGCTGGGTCAATTGCAGCGGAGCCTCGACCAGCGGCTGGCTCGCTGCGATCCGTGATCCCCATATCGGTCGAGCGCTGGCAGCAATGCACCGAGATCCCGGCCGCGACTGGACGCTGGAGACCCTTGCCGGCGTGGCAGGTCAATCGCGCTCGATCTTCGCGGAACGCTTCAGTGCCATCCTAGGGGAAGGCGCGGCACGGTATCTAGCCCGTCTGCGTATGCAGCTTGCACGAGAGTTGCTCGGTCAAAACATGTCCGTTGCGAAGGTCGCTTCTCAGTTGGGCTATGAATCTGAAGCCTCGTTCGCTCGCGCCTTTAAACGCATCACCAGCGTTTCACCTGGCGTTGTGCGCCGCACCATTCCCGGACGAACGGACATAGAATTCGGACTGTAG
- a CDS encoding MFS transporter — MTDTTSQLDGTAIDLESTVPSSWSPTTWFAVISMAATSFALVSAEFLPAGLLTPMARDLGISEGTAGQVVTATASVGAVTALLSNVLIGKLNRKTVLVGLSALAIGSNLVAALATDFWLLLLGRAGLGIALSGFWALSVAVVARLVGANATGRGMAIVTLGVSLATIAAPSMGALISDWLGWRAATAMTAGLAVIAMLLQILSLPTLPANASNSLSDVFRLTKRRTVQLGMLAILLLMTGHFAGSVYVRPFLEQVTLLGTGPIALALLGFGIAAVIGNVAGGRLADANIRSALAVTGALMAFAALALVLWGAYSGIAFALVTVWGFAFGMAPVVLPTNLSRGAADALEAAGSLMVVSFQVAISIGALFGGYVVDHYGASAPLTLTAVLALSTIVLALLQPRN, encoded by the coding sequence ATGACGGACACAACATCACAGCTAGACGGCACCGCGATTGACCTCGAGTCTACCGTTCCGAGTTCATGGAGCCCCACCACCTGGTTTGCCGTTATTTCAATGGCAGCTACAAGTTTTGCGCTTGTGTCAGCTGAATTCCTGCCGGCGGGCCTGTTGACGCCGATGGCGCGTGACCTTGGCATCAGCGAGGGAACCGCTGGTCAGGTTGTCACTGCAACCGCGTCTGTTGGCGCGGTCACGGCCTTATTGAGCAATGTCCTCATCGGCAAACTGAACCGGAAGACTGTCCTTGTTGGCCTAAGTGCCTTGGCTATCGGCTCCAATCTCGTGGCCGCCCTCGCGACGGATTTTTGGCTATTGTTATTGGGCCGAGCCGGACTGGGCATCGCGCTAAGTGGCTTCTGGGCACTTTCAGTTGCCGTGGTGGCGAGATTGGTCGGCGCCAATGCGACAGGCCGGGGCATGGCTATCGTCACTCTGGGCGTCTCTCTTGCCACAATAGCTGCACCATCCATGGGTGCTTTGATTAGCGATTGGCTTGGCTGGCGTGCCGCCACGGCCATGACCGCAGGTCTCGCAGTGATTGCGATGCTGCTGCAGATTCTCAGCTTGCCGACGCTACCCGCAAACGCAAGCAACAGTCTTTCTGACGTCTTCCGGCTGACCAAACGGCGCACCGTTCAACTTGGAATGCTCGCCATCCTCTTGCTGATGACGGGGCATTTTGCCGGCTCAGTCTACGTGCGACCCTTCCTCGAACAAGTAACCCTCCTTGGCACAGGGCCGATTGCCTTGGCGCTTCTCGGGTTTGGCATCGCCGCTGTGATTGGCAATGTCGCCGGAGGCCGACTGGCGGACGCCAATATCCGCTCGGCACTCGCTGTAACCGGCGCATTGATGGCGTTTGCGGCGCTTGCTCTCGTACTCTGGGGTGCATATAGCGGCATTGCGTTTGCCCTGGTTACAGTTTGGGGCTTCGCTTTTGGGATGGCTCCGGTGGTACTGCCTACCAACTTGTCTCGCGGCGCAGCGGATGCCTTGGAGGCTGCTGGCAGCCTGATGGTCGTTTCCTTCCAGGTAGCCATCAGCATCGGCGCGCTTTTCGGCGGCTACGTGGTCGATCACTACGGTGCGTCAGCGCCATTGACACTTACGGCCGTGTTGGCTTTATCGACCATCGTTCTGGCATTGCTGCAGCCCCGCAACTGA
- a CDS encoding SRPBCC family protein has translation MNQQVNSGGGAQTSTSVERKGDRELIVTRTVDAPPSTVYRAWSQPELFRRWWVPKSAPGISLVSCEMDVRTGGKYRLEFGAGGSDTMAFYGRYLEVVPNERIVWTNDEGEEGAITTVTFEDQGGRTLVVFHEVYPSKEALEEALQGSAAALAEQLEQLDELISSMGE, from the coding sequence ATGAATCAGCAAGTTAACAGTGGAGGTGGGGCGCAGACCTCAACGTCAGTCGAGCGCAAAGGAGATCGCGAACTCATCGTGACGCGGACAGTCGATGCGCCGCCGAGCACGGTTTACAGGGCGTGGAGCCAGCCCGAGCTGTTCCGGCGCTGGTGGGTGCCAAAATCAGCACCCGGCATTTCGCTCGTATCGTGCGAAATGGACGTCCGTACCGGCGGCAAATATCGGCTTGAATTCGGCGCCGGCGGTTCAGACACGATGGCCTTTTACGGCAGGTATCTCGAGGTGGTGCCGAACGAGCGCATCGTCTGGACCAACGACGAGGGCGAAGAGGGAGCGATCACGACTGTGACCTTCGAAGATCAAGGCGGGAGGACACTTGTGGTTTTCCACGAAGTCTATCCGTCCAAGGAGGCGCTTGAGGAAGCATTGCAGGGCTCGGCGGCCGCATTGGCGGAGCAGCTGGAACAACTCGACGAATTGATTTCCAGCATGGGCGAGTAG
- a CDS encoding ArsR/SmtB family transcription factor: MVQYSNPPLDLSFAALSDATRRGIIDQLGRGDASITSLADKFQMTLTGMKKHVQVLERAGLVVTQKVGRVRTCKLGERGLKAEAEWIEAHRKLFEVRFEALDEIISEMKQEGRDESAS, encoded by the coding sequence ATGGTTCAGTATTCCAACCCTCCCCTCGATCTCTCGTTCGCGGCACTGTCCGATGCGACCCGCCGCGGGATCATTGATCAGCTCGGGCGAGGAGACGCGTCGATCACCAGTCTCGCCGATAAGTTCCAGATGACGCTGACCGGCATGAAGAAGCACGTCCAGGTTCTCGAGCGGGCGGGGCTCGTCGTTACGCAGAAGGTCGGACGCGTGAGAACGTGCAAGCTGGGAGAACGCGGGCTCAAGGCGGAGGCCGAGTGGATCGAGGCGCATCGCAAGCTCTTCGAGGTCCGCTTCGAAGCATTGGATGAGATCATCAGCGAAATGAAACAGGAGGGAAGAGATGAATCAGCAAGTTAA
- a CDS encoding D-TA family PLP-dependent enzyme yields MHDASFAVVAKAGDRITDLSTPRPVIDEDRLAANIHRVQSYMDQHGLNFRPHIKTHKIPALAVAQVAAGAKGINCQKVTEAEVFAEAGFGDILITFNILGQQKLERLARLNEKIPALKVVADSEVTVDGLAAHFSGHKPLTVLVECDTGAGRCGVQTPEEAASLAKRIAAADGLTFGGIVNYPKPQSAAAVEAFIAETVSRLQSEGISCPIVSNGGTPSLFEAHLVRSATEHRAGTYIYNDRQMVRMGHCTEDDCAMHVLATVVSRPTADRAVIDAGSKALTSDLQGFSDYGLIVGYPQACITSLSEEHGVIDLSNCTGPRPQIGEKLFIIPNHTCVVSNLFDTMVFHRGGIVTRVEKVAARGLVW; encoded by the coding sequence ATGCATGATGCCAGCTTCGCCGTCGTCGCCAAGGCAGGCGACAGGATCACCGATCTCTCGACGCCGCGCCCTGTCATCGACGAGGACCGGCTGGCTGCGAACATCCACCGCGTTCAATCCTATATGGATCAGCACGGTTTGAACTTCCGACCGCATATCAAGACGCACAAGATTCCGGCACTCGCCGTCGCCCAGGTCGCGGCCGGCGCCAAGGGCATCAATTGCCAGAAGGTCACCGAAGCTGAGGTCTTTGCCGAAGCAGGTTTCGGCGACATCCTGATTACCTTCAATATCCTCGGACAGCAGAAGCTCGAGCGCCTGGCGAGATTGAACGAGAAAATACCGGCCCTCAAAGTCGTCGCCGATAGCGAAGTGACGGTCGACGGGCTCGCCGCACATTTTTCCGGCCATAAGCCGCTGACCGTGCTTGTGGAATGCGACACCGGCGCCGGCCGCTGCGGTGTGCAGACGCCGGAAGAGGCGGCCTCACTCGCCAAGCGCATCGCCGCAGCCGACGGCCTCACCTTCGGCGGCATCGTCAACTACCCGAAGCCGCAATCGGCCGCCGCCGTCGAAGCCTTCATCGCCGAGACGGTGAGCCGCCTGCAATCGGAAGGCATAAGCTGTCCGATCGTCAGCAATGGCGGAACGCCGAGCCTGTTCGAGGCGCATCTCGTCAGGTCAGCCACCGAACACCGTGCCGGCACCTACATCTACAACGACCGGCAGATGGTGCGCATGGGCCATTGCACCGAGGACGATTGCGCCATGCATGTGCTGGCGACCGTGGTGTCACGGCCAACCGCCGACCGCGCCGTCATCGATGCCGGCTCGAAGGCGCTGACCTCGGATCTCCAGGGCTTCAGCGACTACGGCCTGATCGTCGGTTATCCCCAGGCCTGCATCACCAGCCTGTCGGAAGAACACGGCGTGATCGATCTGTCGAACTGCACCGGCCCCCGGCCGCAGATCGGCGAAAAGCTCTTCATCATCCCGAACCACACCTGCGTGGTGTCCAACCTGTTCGATACGATGGTTTTCCATCGGGGTGGGATCGTGACGCGCGTTGAGAAGGTCGCGGCCCGCGGCCTCGTCTGGTAG
- a CDS encoding M81 family metallopeptidase yields MRIFTAALATETNSFSPICVDRRAFEASLYAPPGQHPETPTLCTAPITVGRRVAKEKGWELIEGTATWADPAGLVNRTTYEGLRDEILGQLHAALPVDAVVMGLHGAMVAAGYEDTEGDLLQRMREIVGPDVLISAELDPHSHLTAKRVEALDFAIYFKEFPHTDFVDRAEDLWSIAVETLEGRVKPVMSVFDCRMIDVFPTSREPMRSFVDKIMQIEKDDPEILSISVIHGFMVGDVPEMGTKLLVVTDNRPEKGAALARELGLELFSKRGTFMIPQIDEKEAVARAMAATAWPVVIADVWDNPGGGTAGDATVILAELMARGVTSAAIGTIWDPMAVQICFAAGEGAEIPLRFGAKSAPGTGNPIDGTVKVVKLVRNAEMQFGESLAPFGDAAHIVLDDLDIILNSTRAQSFDPSLFSVMGIDPTKQKILVIKSTNHFFASFSRIAAEILYCSAGTPYPNNPATTPYRRAPKTIWPIVADPHGTERGAA; encoded by the coding sequence TTGCGCATATTCACGGCAGCACTGGCGACCGAGACCAACTCCTTCTCCCCGATCTGCGTGGATCGTCGCGCATTCGAAGCCTCGCTCTATGCCCCGCCCGGCCAGCATCCCGAAACGCCGACGCTCTGCACCGCGCCGATCACCGTCGGAAGGCGCGTCGCCAAGGAAAAGGGCTGGGAACTGATCGAGGGGACCGCCACCTGGGCCGACCCCGCCGGCCTCGTCAACCGGACGACCTACGAAGGACTGCGTGACGAAATCCTCGGCCAGCTCCACGCGGCATTGCCGGTCGATGCGGTCGTCATGGGCCTGCACGGCGCCATGGTGGCGGCCGGATATGAGGATACGGAAGGCGATCTTCTCCAGCGCATGCGCGAGATCGTCGGACCTGACGTGCTCATCTCAGCCGAACTCGATCCGCATAGCCATTTGACCGCGAAGCGCGTCGAAGCACTCGATTTCGCCATCTATTTCAAGGAGTTTCCGCACACCGACTTCGTCGATCGCGCGGAGGACCTCTGGAGCATCGCTGTAGAAACGCTGGAAGGCCGGGTCAAGCCAGTCATGTCGGTGTTCGACTGCCGCATGATCGATGTCTTCCCGACATCGCGCGAACCCATGCGCTCCTTCGTCGACAAGATCATGCAGATCGAGAAGGATGACCCAGAGATCCTGTCGATCTCAGTGATCCACGGTTTCATGGTCGGCGACGTTCCCGAAATGGGAACGAAGCTGCTTGTCGTCACCGACAACAGGCCGGAAAAAGGCGCGGCGCTGGCGCGGGAACTCGGCCTTGAACTGTTTTCCAAGCGCGGCACCTTCATGATCCCGCAGATCGACGAGAAGGAAGCCGTCGCCCGCGCAATGGCCGCGACCGCCTGGCCCGTCGTCATCGCCGACGTCTGGGACAATCCGGGTGGCGGCACGGCAGGAGATGCGACTGTTATTCTCGCAGAGCTCATGGCCCGCGGCGTCACCAGCGCCGCCATCGGCACCATCTGGGATCCGATGGCCGTGCAGATCTGTTTTGCGGCGGGCGAGGGCGCGGAGATTCCCCTGCGCTTCGGCGCCAAATCAGCCCCCGGCACCGGCAATCCCATCGACGGCACTGTCAAGGTCGTGAAGCTGGTTAGGAATGCCGAGATGCAGTTCGGCGAGAGCCTGGCGCCCTTCGGCGATGCCGCCCATATCGTGCTCGACGACCTCGACATCATCCTCAATTCCACGCGCGCCCAGAGCTTCGATCCCAGCCTGTTTTCGGTGATGGGCATCGATCCCACGAAGCAGAAGATCCTGGTGATCAAATCCACCAACCACTTCTTCGCGTCGTTCTCTCGGATTGCGGCGGAAATCCTTTACTGCTCCGCCGGAACGCCTTATCCCAATAATCCAGCGACGACGCCGTACCGGCGGGCGCCGAAAACCATCTGGCCGATCGTGGCCGATCCACATGGGACAGAACGCGGAGCCGCCTAA
- a CDS encoding RidA family protein, with protein sequence MPIKRYGTVQTGAGGKALPFARAVEADGWLYVSGQVAMEDGEIIDGNIIAQTHKTIANVLAILEEAGYGVEDVVRVGVWLDDPRDFWTFNKIYQEYFGEHPPARACVQSSMMVDCKVEIDCVAYKKKD encoded by the coding sequence ATGCCTATCAAGCGCTATGGCACTGTGCAAACCGGCGCCGGCGGCAAGGCGCTGCCTTTCGCGCGCGCTGTCGAAGCTGACGGATGGCTCTATGTTTCCGGGCAGGTGGCGATGGAAGATGGCGAGATCATCGACGGCAACATCATCGCCCAGACCCACAAGACGATCGCCAATGTTCTGGCGATCCTCGAAGAGGCCGGATACGGCGTCGAGGACGTCGTGCGCGTCGGCGTCTGGCTCGACGACCCGCGCGACTTCTGGACCTTCAACAAGATCTATCAGGAGTATTTCGGCGAGCATCCGCCGGCGCGCGCCTGTGTGCAATCGTCGATGATGGTCGATTGCAAGGTTGAGATCGACTGCGTGGCCTATAAGAAGAAGGATTGA
- a CDS encoding MurR/RpiR family transcriptional regulator: MDIFSTLQEDKGRLSPSESRIAEIIVNDFEFAVNASIIELAERAEVSPPTVTRFCRRLGCESFSDFKVQLARTAHIGVRYLKPESKSTDPADVAQDIITKAQNALFLLHRSLDLAAIEAAVSHIAKADMIYAFGSGGNSSMIADELQNRLFRLGLRITASSDHSMQLMMAAAAKPGDVLIGSSFSGRNMELVRAFELARDTRVKTIALTQTDSPVAKAAEIVVAIDLPEGNNIYRPTSTRIAYIAMVDILSSLVAYAVQPKATVTLRRIKQQLVLHRDGDDRQLLGD, encoded by the coding sequence TTGGATATTTTTTCGACATTGCAGGAAGACAAAGGCCGGCTCTCCCCCTCCGAAAGCCGCATCGCGGAGATCATCGTCAACGACTTCGAATTCGCCGTCAACGCCTCGATCATCGAACTCGCGGAACGGGCCGAGGTCTCGCCGCCGACCGTCACTCGCTTTTGCCGCCGGCTGGGTTGCGAAAGCTTTTCCGACTTCAAGGTCCAGCTCGCCCGCACCGCCCATATCGGCGTTCGCTATCTGAAGCCGGAATCGAAGAGTACCGATCCGGCCGATGTCGCCCAGGATATCATCACCAAGGCGCAGAACGCGCTCTTCCTCCTGCATCGATCCCTCGATCTTGCCGCGATCGAAGCTGCCGTTTCCCATATCGCCAAGGCCGACATGATCTACGCCTTCGGCTCGGGCGGCAATTCGTCGATGATCGCCGACGAGCTGCAGAATCGCCTCTTCCGTCTCGGACTTCGTATCACGGCGAGTTCAGACCACAGCATGCAGCTGATGATGGCAGCCGCCGCCAAACCGGGCGACGTGCTGATCGGTTCGTCCTTCTCCGGGCGTAATATGGAGCTGGTGCGGGCCTTCGAGCTTGCCCGCGACACCAGGGTGAAGACGATCGCTTTGACGCAGACGGACAGCCCCGTCGCCAAGGCAGCCGAGATCGTCGTGGCGATCGATCTTCCCGAAGGCAACAATATCTACCGTCCGACCTCGACGCGCATCGCCTACATCGCGATGGTCGACATCCTGTCGAGCCTGGTGGCCTACGCCGTTCAGCCGAAGGCGACGGTGACGCTGCGGCGCATCAAGCAGCAGCTTGTCCTTCACCGCGACGGCGATGACCGGCAGTTGCTTGGAGACTGA